DNA from Algisphaera agarilytica:
GATGATATGGGCGTGTTCGATCGAGAACTCGGTCGGCACCTCTGCGTTGATGGTTGATCGCTGGCAGCCAAACAGTCCTACCAAAAACAGGGCAAATGAAAAGGCCGCCAGGCGCCCGAGCTTGAGCGTGTGTTTCGGAAGTGGTTTGTTCATACCCCTTAGTTTAGTGGTGGGGTTGCCGGAGCAAAGTGAATTTACAAGAGGTCGATGGCGGTGAGTTGCGGTTTGGCGAGGGGGAGATCGTCGAGCTTGCTCAGGGGCCGCCACTCGCCGCGTTTGGCATGTAGGCGTCCCGATTTCACTTCGCATCGGGTGAGCGCGAACTGAATGGTGCGGTGGGTGGTTTGGTGGGTGAACGATGAAACGGGTTCGGGTTCGCTGATGCTCAGGCCGAATTGGTTCTTAATGGTCTCGGTTGCGGCGGAGACGTCACTGTCTTCCAGCGTGGGCATCTGCCACATGTTGGACCACAGGCCCTTGGCGGGGCGCTGCTCGAAGAGGTACTTTCCGTTGCGGTGGATCGCCAGGATGGTGTGCGTCACGGCGACGGGTTTCTTCTTCGGCGTCTTCACCGGCAACTCGGCGACACGGCCCGCGGCGTGGGCAGCGCACGAATCGTGCAGCGGGCAGTAGAGGCACTTGGTCGATTTGGGGGTGCAGACTGTCGCGCCCAGTTCCATCACGCCCTGGTTGAAGTCGCGGGGGGCGTCGGAGGCCTGGACCAGTTCGTCGGCGAGCTGCCAGAGCTGTTTCAGCGTGGCGGGCTTGTCGATCGCCTCTTCGAGCAGGAAGTAGCGGGCGAAGACCCGGGCGACGTTGCCGTCCACGATCGGGGCGGGGGTGTTGTGGGCCACCGACGCCACGGCCCCGGCGGTGTACCGGCCGACCCCCGGAAGTTTCAAGAGCTGCTCGGCGGTCTTGGGGACTTGGCCGTCGAACCCATCAACGATCATCCGGGCCGCGGCGTGGA
Protein-coding regions in this window:
- the mutY gene encoding A/G-specific adenine glycosylase — translated: MPKRAPNSADFPIAALLDWYRQNQRELPFRPRKRGGRWEIKPNPYHVLVSEAMAQQTQIATVVPYFERFVEAFPTVDDLAEADEQRVLTLWQGLGYYRRARNLHAAARMIVDGFDGQVPKTAEQLLKLPGVGRYTAGAVASVAHNTPAPIVDGNVARVFARYFLLEEAIDKPATLKQLWQLADELVQASDAPRDFNQGVMELGATVCTPKSTKCLYCPLHDSCAAHAAGRVAELPVKTPKKKPVAVTHTILAIHRNGKYLFEQRPAKGLWSNMWQMPTLEDSDVSAATETIKNQFGLSISEPEPVSSFTHQTTHRTIQFALTRCEVKSGRLHAKRGEWRPLSKLDDLPLAKPQLTAIDLL